In Deltaproteobacteria bacterium, a single genomic region encodes these proteins:
- a CDS encoding pyridoxal phosphate-dependent aminotransferase yields the protein MTGFRSSRLGSLGISDIRTMTKECVRVGGINMGQGVCDMPTPNPVKEAAIAAINNRESRYSYAEGTVALREKIAEKLARDNDIIADPNSEVVVTVGSTGAFCSTMLGLLNPGDGMILFEPYYGYHLNCAAIAGIEPQFVTLKAPDFSLEEAAIRAAIKPNTRAIVVCTPANPSGKMYSRSELELIDKLAEEFDLLVISDEIYEYIRYDGQEHISPASVGNIRERSVTIMGVSKTFSVTGWRLGYATARPELAQALTLVSDIYYICAPTPLQLGAAAGFDMDKSFFDNLQTKYQKKRDTFCGALTEAGMRPIIPKGAYYVLADISDFGFKTSKEAALHLLETCKIASVPGTAFYQGDEGQKLLRFCFAIEDHLIDQACNQISNFKS from the coding sequence ATGACAGGTTTTCGTTCAAGCAGACTCGGCTCTTTGGGCATCTCGGATATCCGAACCATGACGAAGGAATGTGTAAGAGTCGGCGGTATTAATATGGGTCAGGGAGTCTGCGACATGCCAACTCCGAATCCAGTCAAAGAGGCCGCGATAGCTGCCATCAACAACCGCGAAAGCCGTTACTCCTATGCGGAGGGTACGGTAGCACTTCGAGAAAAAATTGCCGAAAAACTGGCGCGAGACAACGACATCATCGCCGATCCAAACTCCGAAGTGGTTGTCACAGTGGGTTCCACTGGCGCATTTTGCTCGACCATGCTTGGACTTCTGAATCCGGGCGACGGAATGATTTTGTTTGAGCCCTACTATGGCTACCATTTAAACTGCGCCGCTATCGCTGGGATCGAGCCCCAATTTGTAACATTAAAAGCCCCCGATTTTTCATTGGAGGAAGCCGCGATTCGTGCGGCCATCAAGCCGAATACAAGAGCTATTGTAGTATGTACACCTGCCAATCCAAGTGGAAAAATGTACAGTCGTTCAGAACTTGAATTGATTGATAAGCTTGCCGAAGAGTTTGACTTGCTCGTTATCTCGGACGAGATATACGAGTACATTCGTTACGACGGGCAAGAACATATCTCACCTGCATCAGTTGGAAATATTCGAGAACGCTCGGTCACCATCATGGGCGTATCTAAAACCTTCAGCGTGACTGGCTGGCGCTTAGGCTACGCAACTGCTCGACCCGAACTGGCACAGGCCCTAACATTAGTAAGTGATATCTATTACATCTGTGCACCCACCCCACTCCAACTTGGTGCAGCGGCTGGGTTCGATATGGACAAGAGTTTCTTTGACAATTTACAGACCAAGTACCAGAAAAAACGGGATACATTTTGCGGCGCTTTAACAGAGGCTGGTATGAGACCCATTATACCAAAAGGCGCATATTATGTCCTCGCTGACATTTCTGATTTTGGTTTTAAAACATCCAAAGAAGCAGCCTTACATCTCTTAGAAACCTGCAAGATTGCATCAGTTCCAGGCACTGCGTTTTATCAAGGTGATGAAGGACAAAAGTTGCTTAGGTTCTGCTTTGCAATTGAAGACCATCTGATTGACCAAGCGTGTAATCAAATCTCAAATTTTAAATCGTAA